The DNA segment TGTTCTTCAGCTTGAGAAAGATCTTGAAGTAAGAGATCAGAATGGCTAGCAAGGGGAAGAGGTAAGTAATCAGCAGCAGGCACAACGCATAGGCTTGTCGCTGGCGCTCTTGCTCTCCCCAGAATTCCTCACACAGGATGACACCCTGTTGATGCAGCTCCACATAATAGGTGTGGGCCATGGCTGGTAATGCCAAGCAGCAGGAGAGAATCCAGATGAAGAGGACCATGTAGGCACTGAGCTGCAGAGAGATCCGGCGTCGCAGGGGGTGCATGATGACTATGTACCGGTCCACGGCGATGGTGGCCAAGGTGAAGATGGAGATATAGACTGTGACCGGCTGCATGAAGTAGACAAAGTAGCACATTGCGCTGCCAAATATCCAGCCGCGTGGCTCGAAAATGTAGGCGAGAGTCAGGGGGACGCAGGTTGTGCACATGGCCACATCCGAAAGGGCCAAGTTCCCAATGAGGAAGTTGGTGACGTTGTGCATCTTCTTCACACGCAGGATGATGTGAACCAGAAGGCAGTTGCCTACCATCCCAATAATGACCACACCTGTGTACATCAGAATGATCAACAGCTTCAACCGTTGCACTAGCTGCAAACCATGGAAAACCATCAAGGTCCCATTCATAGCAACGTTGTAAGCCACTGGAGTGAAGTTGGTCGGAATGGTACCTGAACCTTCAAAGAACTCAGACATTTGGCCTGCAGGATGATAAACCATAGATATTAGTGAGTTCTCTGTACCCATTGTTACAGTGTTTAGTTAAAGAGCATCTGTGATTCAAAATAGTACATCTATGTTTACAACCTCAATAATGTCATTAATATTAATGTAATAGGGAGAAACGTAtagaaattaatttaattttgtcATTTGATTATTGCCATTTTTTGTCAGGAACAAGGGAGAGCAGAAGGGGAAGGGACATGAAGAACCATGGGTGAATATGCTTTTCCATATAAAAGAGGCTATAAAAATTCTAGGCTTTGGGAAAAGATGAAAAACAGCATGCACATttcagcataataaaacatttttcatCCTCTGATTTCTGAGCCTTTAGCAAGCAAACACCCACATATTTCAAAGGATTTCTATAGATCCCTAGGAGCTACaaactttatttaaaaatgaGGGAAGGCATGAGAGTCACACAAAAATGCAGTTGCTGTATTAGATGTGGCAGGCACAATCATCTCCCCTTTCCTTGCTATATATTCAGTTATTTTGGGCCAAAACTGATAATGTAGAAGACAGGGTGGGTGGACAGGATTAGAAGGAAATCAGGGACAAATAACTAGGCCCAAGAAACTGGCTCACATTAGGTGGAGGTGGAATTTAGAATACAATTTCAGTTACCCTCCTCTTGCTGGAATCTTTTTGCCTCTGGAATCTCCACACAGATATCTTCTGCAACTTCACCAGCTGTCTTTCTTCTAGTTGATGAAATGCTGGACTGTCTGGAAAAATAACAGACTTTAGCTACAGATTCTGAAACCATGGGCACTGAGGTCACCTTCCCCACGACAGGTCTCTTTGCAACTGCCTCTAATCATTACGCACCTTCTGGCTGAGCCATCTACAAAATGGACTGGTGAAAAATGTGCCAAACCTCCATGCCTGCCAAGCCCAATATCCTGTAAATTCTTCACTGCTGGGGAGAAAATAATTTAATCACCtccagagctgctccccgatcccagctcacagaggatcacgctagccagcgttcgctttataaaagtctttattgagttacagtttccatttccaagctgctgcgtgcaactctacgtcttatggctagaccggcgaagctccgtctgaatctccgcccctcgtacaccaacttaatatcctcgctttactccaccttttccgcctgaccgtccttctctgggtccctctgccccccgtggtctcctccctccgggactcctctgacgctgaccccccggaccctcctgtctccttgcgtcgggctttaggacctggctccctttccaggctgcttactgcgccgccttcctgtgcatttgaacttggcgcgcgcgcccagccttccact comes from the Podarcis muralis chromosome 6, rPodMur119.hap1.1, whole genome shotgun sequence genome and includes:
- the LOC114596719 gene encoding prolactin-releasing peptide receptor-like — its product is MSEFFEGSGTIPTNFTPVAYNVAMNGTLMVFHGLQLVQRLKLLIILMYTGVVIIGMVGNCLLVHIILRVKKMHNVTNFLIGNLALSDVAMCTTCVPLTLAYIFEPRGWIFGSAMCYFVYFMQPVTVYISIFTLATIAVDRYIVIMHPLRRRISLQLSAYMVLFIWILSCCLALPAMAHTYYVELHQQGVILCEEFWGEQERQRQAYALCLLLITYLFPLLAILISYFKIFLKLKNRVVPGCVTQTQADWDRARRKRTFCLLVMVVVVFGVCWLPLHTFNLIRDININAIDPYYFSLVQLVCHWFAMSSACYNPFIYAWLHDSFREELKKLVVWHRKVAPSGQSVTVSVVI